The genomic interval TGTTATCCGCCAATTTAAGCATATCCCTTACAATCAGGAGCAGAGGTATGCTCCTGTCCCCTGGGTGAGGTCCCGGTCTAGACTTTACAGTCCACCAGGCAATCTTCCTGCTTATCTGCCAGCTTCTTGGTGCCGCTATTCGCTTCTGATGCTTGCTCATTTTACACCGTCAATATATTATTCATTCTCCACCTATTTATTTATCACTGTAAGTATATTAATAGATGTTACTTAATTCTCACCTGCACTCGTAGGTGATATCAATTGTAGCGCTGACTTTCACTTCTTTAAGCTCGATTGGTGGTGATATCGCCTTTGGAGCTGGAGTTGGAACTGGCATGGCGTATTCACCGCCAAATACTTCTGTTCGATATGGCGCCACATAAGTACCACTCTCCCTTGCCGTGGCTATTCTGGTGATTTTAAGACCTAAACCACTGGCTATCGCATCAGCTTTCGTTCTTGCATCCTTACAGGCTTCTTTTAGCGCTTCGTTCTTCACCTCTCGCTTCTTATCTTCTGTCAATCCGAATTCTATCCTTCTCACTTTGTTGGCGCCTGCGTTCATGGCTTCTTCAATAACTGCCCCTATTTTATCCAGATCATGGAGTTCAACGGTTATTTCG from Methanophagales archaeon carries:
- a CDS encoding SIMPL domain-containing protein (The SIMPL domain is named for its presence in mouse protein SIMPL (signalling molecule that associates with mouse pelle-like kinase). Bacterial member BP26, from Brucella, was shown to assemble into a channel-like structure, while YggE from E. coli has been associated with resistance to oxidative stress.) — its product is MKNNIAIGIIATLVICLAIVCVAYINPGVNATSGEGNSTISVSGTGIIKTEPNQAKVYLGVETQSRDVTEALEENSLKMQSIIKAIKKLGIPKDSIETTYFSVYPIRDYEKSGEDIIGYRASNEITVELHDLDKIGAVIEEAMNAGANKVRRIEFGLTEDKKREVKNEALKEACKDARTKADAIASGLGLKITRIATARESGTYVAPYRTEVFGGEYAMPVPTPAPKAISPPIELKEVKVSATIDITYECR